From the genome of Saccharomyces paradoxus strain CBS432 chromosome XII sequence:
TATAATTTCCTAAGGACCTTCAAAGTTGCTGGTAATGAACCATACGATCTGGTACTATTTTGGGTATCGTCGGTGCCATACTGTACAATTGTATGAGGATTTTCTACCGATGAATTGGTAGAATGTGCTTCTGCCAGAGTTAGCGGGGCAGgtttatattcttttaattgTTGTTTGGATCCTTGCTTTTTAAATAGACAGTTTTCATTTGAAAGAGTCCTCGAAGGTTTGAGAATGACTTCCGGAGGTTCATCCAACGTGTTACCGTCCGTTGAACCGATTAATGAAGCTTTTGATTCCGCGCATTCAAGCAATGAATCATCTAGACTAGTAGGAAACTGTTCTGATAATGGAGAATGTGGGTGTAGCATAATGTCAGAAATGTTCTGACGCAAGTTGTGATGGATATTTAACTGATATGGTGATCCTATCATGATATAGGACGAGTAAATGTGATACGCCATTTCAAGGCACTCGTTGGCCTGTTTCATCAAAGCTGAATCAATAGTTTTTacaatattgttttttgaacaaccgatattaatttttttattacaaTGCTTAGAATctatcaatttcttcaggattgtcattttctttaagaATCTCTTAATTTCGATAAATACGTCCAGGTTTTCTACgcaaaattctttttccagATGGCGTCTGAATAAATATCTCATACCTGGGTCATTTAACACATAGTCCAGTTTATTTAGATTACTCGAAGAGATAAGTATGTCTTGGGAAAAACCTTCGCTCTCATCCAGTGTCCTTTTTTCATCACGAACAGTCATGTGACACTTTGATGTAAAATCTAGATCTATTGTGCTACCATTTGGTGCTCGAACGTTATTGCTCTTACAACCTGTCCAAGAAACCAAATCCCAACCACGTTTGGACAAggtaaaaaatgaagatcTGCTgatttgaaactttttcttgtcaGTGCGTGATGGTTGTAAAAGAACTGGTACAACCAGCcccatttttaaaaataaagctgCCAAAGAGACCGCTTCTTTAACGTGCATTATATCAGTGCAATCCATTATCCACTGCCATATAGCTTTTGTTGTAAAAGTGTACTTAAtcgtaatttttttggaagtGCCAAAGGCTTTATCCTCAAACAACCTAATTCCTGCATCGGAAACATAGTATTGCGTGTGAGACTCGGAATCTGGATTCGTAAAGAACCGATGAGCTAATGGTGATACCCTTTCTGAGTCATTGatatcaatattttcaatctGAGCTTGCCATCCTTGCTCTGGCTTAGATTTCTCAAAAGTAAATGtatcatcattattggTGTATTCTAACAACGAAGATAGGCAAGGTAATGGATCATCGGCATTTGTTGGGGACCAAACATTGGGCTTGGCACCCAtcattttgatgaaaagtATATGGATCAAATAATCACTATGAATAATTGAATCCGTAACGGAGCTTCtctcaaaagaaaaaagtttcataGAGTTAAACGATGACAAAAGAATATcaggcatttttttcaacccAATATCTCTAACGTACTTTTGTAAAACAGCGACCCCCTTAGGTGTCGgttgaaaaagaactttCTCCTTAGGCTCGCCACGAGTTCTGTCCTGTGGTGTATGTAGTAGCTTAGAAGACATGAATAATGTAAGAAGGTGACGGGCCAAACCGGGTTTAATATTGTATGAAACATTAATGCAAGTTGTGTTCATATCCACTTTTAGTTCCAACTGACCCATTGCTTTAATAGCTTCCTGATATGTGAAGCTAAAGTGGAAGTGTTTAGTAAATGGTGTTAATAAGAACGATTTGGTATCACtgttgttctttttctctttcaaatctaaacaaataagaaaaatggaatatACGGTCTTTAAATCATTGGTAAAAATCAGTCCATTCGGCGTTCTgctaaaattttttgaagacaaTTCATGCAACGTCCTGTTTTTATCCACCATTTCAGAACTATTTTTTAATCACTATATTGGACCTATGTCACTTCAGATAGGCCGCACAAAATCTGGAAGCAACGTACAAAAGTCATATCTCCCAAGTTTAAAGACGATGAcagataaagaaagaattaaCATAATGGTTAACTCACTGGTATAAATATAACAGGCCACACAACATTTTTGCATGCATCAGTAACCAAATTCAGGTCTTAGCGAAAAAATGCAGTGTTGAGATcattgtttcaaaattagaTATTATGAAACGTTCAACATCCAGACATCCCAtaattaatgaaaatatttcagtAAAACTTTGCATGCTTTAAGGCGCTAATTTTAATACAGACAACAGAAATAATTCAACTTGGACATTTTCGGAAGAATAATGATTGTTTTCAGTCTTCTACCCCtccagaaaattttgacaATTACCTATCACGTACTCTTCGAGTCACCTTAAGTGGAAGACGCtggtttttcttgaagTTATAAGTATGGTGTGGGTAGTTTTTTACTGTCAGTCCATTAGCAATCTTGTCCAGTAATCCATTAAAAGTTCTACTCTGAACTATGATCTCAGTGTAGGCGTTAAACAAGTAGGTAAAAGGATGCGGAAAGGTCCGcagaaattcaaaaaaatttgctaATTTGGATTCTCTATCATTCAACTGGAATGTGACAAGCGAGTTGTACGACTGCAGTAACTTATTTTCGGGATCAAAGGTAAacattatcattttttttaaatgttCTTGTACTTGGACGCATGTTAATATCGGCATCTCAAATACGGTAAGCTCGGtgctgattttttttttgagagTTGTTGATAAGAGAGATGAAATACCAACGTtatttgaataaaatagaaatttAAATGCGAcattctttgttttttcaagaaacgATAAAACTTTGATGAATTCCCTAAGCTTCGAAGGTGCTATTAcagttgaagaagacatttCATCTAATTGTTCGAATTTGAAGTAAAAAATGTGATTGATTTTCTGGTCGTTatctattttcttgataacCGTCATCATTAAATCAAGCGTGTTATTTAAAGGTTCTTCATTAGTTTCAAAATCCAAATGTACTTTATATCGACACTGCTCCCTTGACTCGATGCAACCTTTTGATTTATTTGAGGAAAGATCCTCCTCCGTTAAGTAATCGTTCATTTCGATAATTACGACATTTAGGTCGACTAATGACAGTATTTCAGAAACTAAGCGATCAATACCAGCATACTGATGTATATGTTTAACttggttgaaaaaaacaatataatttttcatatttccGAGcttatttgaaagaaactCACTCAAGCCCGGAACATAGCTTATTGAGGAATAACTAGTGCTTAATTCTTGTAAAGCCCTTGATTTGAATTTCTGGTAGAAAGCGTGGTCCATTGGCTCCTTAACTGGGCTTGCCTTAGAAACTTTTGAGCTACTCACACTCTTTTTAATTGGAACAAGATTCAACTTTCTCAGTAcggtgaaatttttttgctcCAGATCATCGCTTATGGCTTTCATAATCTTGTCACTATCGACAACCCTTTCTGACCTCCTTATAGGTGCAAAGTCGGAATCTACATGCTCCATCGTCTCTATATCTTAATCTCGTCCGTACTTATATCTATATCCGTACATACATCGACCTCTTTTAATCGAAGTTGATGATTAAAAAATCTGTCATGTAAACAAATGTTAGCATGGCGTTATCTCTATTTAAAAATACCTGCCACCTTAGAaaaccaaaataataacatcaGGTTATTTTAAGCCGGGTTGCCTTTTATCGCAATAGCATCCCttacaataatattatatgGAACTATCTCAACATGAATAGTTAACGATATCATTCCAGCGAAGCAAAATCTAACCAGGCATTTTTACGTGAAGAAGAGAGCAAAAAGAGCCATAAGGTAAAAGTTCATATGTACAATGAAAACTGGCCTCTATTTTATATCTCATAACCCTtgcaaagagaaaaagaaatgaaggacaaaaggaaaatagCCGCTATCATTTTCAACGCTCTGGGTACAAAAAGAAGGCCACAAGAATCTTTTATGTATTTTATCTCTCTAACTATGATCTGATCTGGCATAAGTTACTGAGAATCCATTTACGCGCTATTACAATTAAATAATCTACCGATTTTTTTGGTAGAGTTTAGCATTCATACAGTCAACCAAGTTTAAAAAAGACCATCAAGAAAGAGCATAAAAAGTCCGGCCTGTTTTGATcagaatttcaaaatattgagATTTCGTTGCCACTAGCTCTCGGCgtgtatatttttttttttgttttggttTGTAGCTCATACTATTAGCTACTATTAACTACTATTAACTACATCACAAAGGATATCACGTCACACGTAGAACATGCCATCTATTCGACGGAAATAAAGACGGAAATAAGGGAGGCGTGAAAAAGGGTCTTCGTGGTGTTGTAGTCTGGGCAATAACGCCATTCAATGCGATATAAACCGTAAATCCCTTATGAAAGGGCCTAACAAATCCATGAAACAAAGAACGGTGACTAAAACcaaagataataaaaaccAACCGCTTTGAATCCAGGTCACGAAACAAGAATAGTTATAATAAAGGCCCTCTGCCTGAGTATATGTCATATTTTTGTAGATGATATTTCCAATTAATATTTTACTGTGCAAGTGGCTTATATTTGCAGTGACATTCTTCTGGAGCTGTAAAATTTTAGTAAGGAAGCTTTTAGGAGTAAACATAACATGGATCAACCTGCTTAAACTGGAAATCTGTGGTTTATCCATGGAAGATGGTTCAGTAAAGGTAAAATCCGTCCGTTTTGCTCTGTTTGAAAGAAAGCTTTTTATTAAGGGACTACGAATTGATTCCAATAAATCATATGCTAAGTACGCTGACAGAGAATTGAcaagagagaaagaaggGACATTTATAAGGACCTCCAAAAATTATAGCGGGGGTTTCACTTCTAAGATTCTTTCATTGTTACAATCCTGGCTCAACGGGGTCACCATTATCTTAGAAGATACGCATTTAGTTAACAACGATATCAcgattgaaaaatttggcttttttctttcgatTGATAATTCTAAAGGTGTTAAGTCACTGCGATTTGATTCCTTTCTAAGAAAACTTCTTTGGAACGACCAAGTCATTATTGCTGATGCCATTTTCATAGTGAAtacaaatttattgattgatgaaattatGAATCCTTTGAAAGATGGCCTTCAAGTTGGACTAGATTTAAAACTGGGTGACTTAAATGTTCCCATGAATTTATTAAATCTATTTATCAACAAGGAGAACGTTGATTTGATGtcaaatgaaaaacttcTGAAAAGATTAGCAGATACAACAAGGGCCAATGAAGAGctaaaggaagaagatattactaaaatgaaagatacCCTCGTACATACAATGGGAAAATTTGTAGATCGGATAAAGCCGCTAAAGGAATTGAACGTCACCGTTGATAAACTTCAAATTAAGGATTTCCCACTCACCAGTCATCCAGAACTACTTGGaatgaataaatatatcagttataatattttgatttctaATATAAATTTCAATACCATTAGGTTTAGAAATGAGATGCCAGGTTATACGTTAATATTCGAGGAGCTCGATTCTCCATTCAAGTTTAGTATTGTAATGGCAAGATTTAACATATATTTGAATCTAAATCgaaaacatcaaaaacATGCtaaaaagttgaaaattatTGAGATTCCAAATGTTTCTATTTTTGGCGAAACTAATTTATTCTCTCAAAAGTTTCGCCATTCTAAGAACTTACAGGCAAAGAAACTAGAGAACGCTATTTTCAACATCAAGGGGAATATATCTTCTTTAACTATTGACATGGATCCGGTAAATATTTCGTTTATCAAATGCTTTTTATCAAACATCAAAGTTTTCACATCCTCCTGTcccaaaaacaaaattttaaagGAGAATGCCCACGTGAAGTTTTTAACAAGACGGAGAGTATTGTTTGACTATTTTAAGTGTTTCTTACCGCTGATTAATATGAAGTTCACCCTAGATGATCCTAAATTTgttatcaataataaagacAATCTAATCATAGGCAAGTTTTCCGTCTTTATGATAAGTCATCACTCTAAAAGATATACGTTGGGTAACAATCTTGTGGAAGAGAAAGATAAAACACAACAGATTTTTTATGAAAGTCATTGGAATGTCGAACTGCTAGATATGAAGTTACAGCACATTATAAAGCACCAAAAATACGAGCATACAATATTGAGAGTGGATAGTGTCGCTATAGAGGAAAACATTCAACTGTTGCCGGATATATTGTGTTCTGCAAACGCGGATATCGATACATTAATGCTAGACCTATCTGAACTACCAACAATGGTTATGTTGAGCGAATTAGTACATAATTTAGATAGCCAGTTGGCAAACGTCGAAGAAAATTATTTCAAAGAGTTCTATGAAAAATTCGCATTTAATTTACAAAATATGAAAGCTGAATGTTCTAATATGGCTAAATGTTTGAGACAGAAGGAAATATTACCGAGCGACTTTGTATTCCAGCAACTACCAGATTTTTTCGATTACATTAAAATCAATATTAGGGACATATCATCCACTTTAGGTGCTAGGTCAGTTTTCATGCCGAGGGATGTTTTCTCTTCCGTCGACTCCCAAAGTTCAAAGGACTTAATTGACGGCAAActaagaaaatattgcaATACAGTCGAAAAATTGCAAATTGCTTTCTTTGGCGATAAGACACAATGGCATAATAAAATTGGCTCAAACCATGCTACCATGGTTAGATCTGGTCAGCTCACAAACTTTGGTAAAGCTAGTAAACAGAATCCCAACTATAAACCCAGCATTGCCGATTTAGACGATATATCAACTAGCGATGCAACAGAGGTAAACCATCTTTGGAACGTCAATTTACTAATAAATGATATAACTACGTCGATAATTGGTGAGACACCTGAATTAAGTGAAGAATTATCTACGAAAACTGTTTCGAAAGTTTCTAATTTATCAATTAAGCTGTTTCCAGATTCAGACCCATTTAGCAGTAGTGAAAGCGATTCAAAGATAACTTTGCAAATAAATCATTCCAGAGGAACATCGGTGGTATCACTGAtgagtatttttttagccGTCTCAGGAATACACACGCTAAACCAAATATTCGGACATTGTGTACGTCAAAAGATGCGGCAGTCTAAAACTAAACAATACTTTCTTGCACTGTCGGaatcgaaaagaaaatcatgtCTCAAAAGTATAAAGTGGGGCCAACTAAAGGAGTTGCTCGAAGTAAATTTCTCTTCAGAATATATCAGTCAAATAATTGCACTGCCCAACGGCCTTAGAACTAAATTTGAACCGACTTCAACATTCATCACtatgaaaaattgtaatacaatttcaatatcagGTCAGTACTTCAGAATGATGGTAGAATCTCCCACACAGCCAAACTTTTGGGAGAGAATGATTTGTATTAATGGATTCAAAATAATGGTACACATTGATTTAATAAAGCAGCAAATGGAAAAACTAAACTCTTTACAGAACTGGAAAGAATTAGAATCCGCCATAACGTTAGAAAATGAATCATGGCACTTTTCCATACCGCATCACTTCGAGATGtttaaaataatagatACTATTCCAACTATATTCAAGAGTATTAAACAAATGTTATATTCGCTGAAAACATCGAAAAACGATTTAATAATTTTCCCCCATAAAGTGGAGACTCCTTTATCACTGCCTAAGATTAAACTGAAATCTAAAAGGTGGTTATTTAGCATATCAGATGACCCACTGGAGGCAGAATTGAATACTATCTTTCAGATTGGTTTGCAGGAACAACGAGAGAGACTCGCAAAACTACAAGAATTTAATAAACGCATCTCTGAGGATTTGCTTAAAAGTCGAAAGAATGttaaagaaatgaaagatgATTTTGAGGCGGTTGATAACGTAATATTAAAGCACCGTACAGGATTGTGGGCAAAGGATGGGAGGAAAATTTTGCGTAAATCTGCCACAGATTCTGAAATCCCTAATACACCAACACCTTTGAATGCTAATGGAAAGGGCGAGAGTAGGTCTGAAAGACCGCAGCTTATTTCTcctgatattgaaaatgcGTACAATACTCTACTAGAAAACTTCTCCGATTCATGGATCAGAAGGgtgaaagaatataaagTTAAAGAACGTCGTGAGTTTGACAagaacttttctttcttgtgGGGATTCATTGATTATACTAAGCTCCCCAAAGATATCaacaaaaaagttttaCCTTTCTCAACAAAGCCatttttaatgaatttgattattgaaaatatcGATATCGATATAATAAAGCCTTCCTGTGGCATCAAAAATATCCCAAACTTCATTCACGATGTTGGAAAAGGCGTTCCGAAGAATACAGAATATTCGATTATGATACCGATGTACTTGGATGCTAAATTCAGTGAAGTAAGATGGCATTTGAGAGATTATCCCCTGCCTTTTGTTTGTATACCTCCACTAAGCTCTACACAAAGTAAAGAGACAATACCTATGAGAATTTATGGCGATTTTATGATAACAGAGGATATGCTCCAATCCGACAAAGAGCTTAGAACTTTGTTTGTTCCTTTAATTCCATCAGTGACTGTTGAAAATACAGATAAATATTACTCCTTGTTCGTGCCCAGAACAATGACCAGCGCCAAGATATTCACAGACctaaattttgaaataaacTCTAACCATACAACACGAGTAACTTGGGGTGGTTCTTATCAACCGGCCATTCAACAAACAATGCAATGTTTAGAtaacttttcaaaacctCCATTAGACCCTTCTGTTAAACTAGGTTTTTGGGATAAAACAAGGTATCTTTTCCATGGAAAGATCAATATAGTTTGGAAAAAGAGGGGAAAATTCGAAATTTCTCTTAAAGGGGCAAAAAGTCCATACATGCTTGGCGGAGAGTCAGCTGGTTTCATAGTTGGTTTTGATGGTGATGTTAATTTGCGATGTAACGAAGATAATGATcccaaaaaatttttatcctGCAGCGCAGACAAGGTCCATTTTAGCATTCCCAATTATTTCGCGAAGCCATTACTGGTATGGTCCAGGCCCAGTACCAATACAATGTTCATTCCAAATCAAGATGATACGAACCTGCAGAGATACGCTTCATTTTACTATTTATTGAACACTACACCCAGTAAAAACGAAAAGGCAGACAAGGAAATTATGAGGAAATCGTTCATCGAAAAAACGGGAATTAAATTATCGGGGGGCATGACGCTGGACATGGGTATCCTCTTCGAAAGATTGGGCCCTAGTTTGAATGAGAGAACTTTTGGGtcaaaaaaacattatTTGACTCGTCTATGTAATCCAATTTATGTCCAGGACCGCTCAAAACATGATTCGTATGCTGGCTTTAGAAGTGACTTTATTCATATGTCTTTCGGGCTATCTTCTAATTCAAACTCCGCATATAACGCTATGCAACTAAGTCCTAACGGGTTCAAGGCATTCTTTGTATGGTGGAAATCATTTTCAGGAAACTTCCCTGTAAGGAGAGGACCCTTATTTGGTCTCCAGAGTATCAGTCCTAAATTTGGTGAACATTTGTATACCATTTCTTACCACGCAGATGTCTCGCCATTATTCATCAATTACATGTACCACAATGCTGATGCCGATCAAATTTTGCGTAAAAACTACTTAGAGGTAGCTGAATTTGCTGGTTTAAAGGCTAAATCTTCTCATTTTGTTATGGATCTACATCAGAGGAAAGAAGTCTTGACCGAATATCAAGCCGGTTTGAACGTCAGAAGGAGAGTTATGAAGTTAAAATTTCTGGCTGGTGATGTTGTGTGCCAAGACGTGGATATTCGGACTGTAAGTGGTGAGTTCAGTAAATTAAACTACgttgaagagaaagaagatgctgaatatgatatttttgataatgatatGTCGTGGCTTGATATAACGGATTTTCAAGATGCGTTTTTCATTAACCCTGATAATTATCTTCCGAAAATTAAGATTATGccatttgctttttctcCTCAGTTCGCTTATCAGAAAAGAGCTAGTTATGGTGACAAGTATCAAGTCGATCCTAAAACTTGCAAGCCAATAACGCCATTTGATAATCGTGTGTCCCATGGCTGTACACTGGGGCACAATGTTTCTTTACGTACTGACCTAGTTGAGAAACGTGTTGCAGTTTTAAAGAAGTTTCGAGAGAAATTGCAGGAAGAAagtaagaaaaacaaatcaGCCGGTGTATCAGGAGAGGGTTTGAATGATTTACTCTCAAAAGCAAACTCTAGTGTGAAAAATGCAGAACTACTACTTAAAgactttcaaaaaatatttaaacAACACGAAGGCGGACAAACAGAACATCCTTTCCATTTCGACTCTTTAAATCTATTGAAAAGTACCAAAAAGACCATGAAACAGTTCGAAAATAgattctttatttttaatgtaCTGTTGAAATGGAATGAAGATGCAAGAAGCgctattttcaaatttttttactatgCTAATCTGTCCAATGAATTTACGTCTTTAGCAAGTGGCAAGGGCCTGAGGGAATTTGAAGATGCAATAAAGCAAAGAGAAATGACTGATGATTCAACTAGTATGGAAGCGATACCAGAAGGagcagaaaaagaaaacattgGTAAACAGTTTCATAGCTGCGATGATACAGAGTTCACCACTGAGAACCTTTTGaagatatttgaaaaaaacattaCACAACTTTCTTGTGACATCCAAAATAAGATACACCATAAGTTTTTTGTTCAGTTTATAACTCCACAAATTCAGTTAACGTCCCTGGAAAATGCAGAAGCTTGTGTTTTGGTTTCTTCACCCTTTTTTATGCTAAAGACATTGGAATTTGATGCAAACACGACAAGTAACACGTATATGCaggatatttttttgaaaagacaTGGCATCCTATTCGGAAATGCCAATGcgtttttatttaaaaaaaaggattacaaagaattttttgaactatACTTCGGTTCCAGCTCTTATGGGCAACACAAGAAAGAACAGTGGCCACCCTGGCTAGGCTTGGAGTTAGGATTCGAACCTTCCGcattagaaaagaaagcagtAGTTAGGAACATTTCTGCTCTACTgcatcatcaaaaattaGCACCGTTTTCCGCTAGATATGACTCtttaaaagataaaatagaaGATAATATTTGCGGTTACGTTCCCCAAGTTAACGTAGAAGTGAATTCTGAGGAGTACCTAATGCTCACAAAGATGGCCTtaaaattgtttctttatGTAGAACccgaagatgaagaattgaagaaatatattgaaaaactaaTAATTGGTTACGATATCTATGATACAGCTCAGACTAGAAAATTCGTAAATGACTTACACAATGGCGAACAAATTTTAGCTGTAGTTGAAAAGGAGCTTCTATTTAAAAGAAGCCTGCTGGACGATGTTGGTAAACTTGATCTATCCAATATACACAACGAACGCATGCATCAATTGTTGAGGCTATATATTTTAATGAAGGTTTTCACTTCAAATGGAAACAATTATATTAACAGGACTCTAGTATGGAATATCAAGGTTAATGAGATTATTTTACATTTACTGGACGAAAATGACAAGCCATTTTTAGATATTGCAGTCGCAAAATTAAACTTTCATAGAATCCAACACACCATGGGATTAAGAAAGAACACTGTAACCGTTAAAATGATGCAAATATTCGACTTAGGCGAAAATGTTAATTATCATTGTTTACTGGGGCCTTTGATATCATCAAGTGGTAATAATACAGTTGATTTGGCGAATGATGTTCCATTGGTCCAAATAACTTGGGATGTTGATAAGCCTGTAGGTGGTATTAAGGTTGTTAAAAATGTTGAGACCACTTTGTCGAGTTTGACGGTGaaattagaagaagagagaCTAAATAGACTTTTTGAGTGGTTGTCATTGAAGGAGTTAATTTATGACGGGAACGgagatgatgacgatggAGCATCCAGTATTTTTGACATGGCGTCATCAGAATcagaagaaggaaaaattgagTTTTCGGAAGATATTAGCTCTGATTTCAATGAAATGTTGAAGAGATCAAGCGATTATATGATCGTTGAAGATTTGAAACTAAACAGCTTTAAACTCTGTATCAGTTATAAGGGCAAAGGCAAGATGAGGTTGGCTAATGTTACTAACTTCGTCTTCAATTTCCCAACTTTAAGATTGGCCAATCAAACTCTAAGGGTTACAGATCTATTACTTGCTCTGAAAAAAGTGTTAATAAAGGTTTTAATAAAACATACTGGGAGATTTATTAGTAACAAATTGAAGAGGAACTCTAAAGAGAATAAAATTGCCGACGATACTGCACCACTGAAGCAACTCACAACTTATAATTCCTACACGGAGCCTGAAGAGCTTCGTTAAGAACATTCAAAACAATCTATATAGTTTTTCATACCTAAATATAGCAccatatacatatatatatattaccTGTTTAAGACTTTTATTGTTGTATTGGTTAACACAtgtaaaatttcaagaacgTAAAGTGTCATATAGGTCTTCCATCAGTAATTTCCTTGCATTTAACAGTTGTTGTTAAAAATAACTGGTCTCTAGCGGGATCGAACCGCTGATCCCCGCGTTATTAGCACGGTGCCTTAACCAACTGGGCCAAGAGACCATGAAAGGACGTTAATTTGTCGTATTACGGGCTCGGGTGATACCGGATGCCTTGACAATCCTAAAGTCGTTtaggagagtaacttgttgttagacttattatttgagaattatgtgggtaattagataattgttgggattctgagaattatgtgggtaattagataattgttgggattccattgttactaaaggctataatattaggtatatagaatatactagaagttctcctcgaggatctaggaatccacaaaagggaatcgatagttctacatagtgttattattttatcttctttctttttatatgttgtcattcattatcctattacattatcaatccttgcatttcagcttccattagattggatgactgtttctcaatctttatgtcatcctcttgcaccgcatattataa
Proteins encoded in this window:
- the SST2 gene encoding GTPase-activating protein SST2 (GTPase-activating protein for Gpa1p~similar to YLR452C); amino-acid sequence: MVDKNRTLHELSSKNFSRTPNGLIFTNDLKTVYSIFLICLDLKEKKNNSDTKSFLLTPFTKHFHFSFTYQEAIKAMGQLELKVDMNTTCINVSYNIKPGLARHLLTLFMSSKLLHTPQDRTRGEPKEKVLFQPTPKGVAVLQKYVRDIGLKKMPDILLSSFNSMKLFSFERSSVTDSIIHSDYLIHILFIKMMGAKPNVWSPTNADDPLPCLSSLLEYTNNDDTFTFEKSKPEQGWQAQIENIDINDSERVSPLAHRFFTNPDSESHTQYYVSDAGIRLFEDKAFGTSKKITIKYTFTTKAIWQWIMDCTDIMHVKEAVSLAALFLKMGLVVPVLLQPSRTDKKKFQISRSSFFTLSKRGWDLVSWTGCKSNNVRAPNGSTIDLDFTSKCHMTVRDEKRTLDESEGFSQDILISSSNLNKLDYVLNDPGMRYLFRRHLEKEFCVENLDVFIEIKRFLKKMTILKKLIDSKHCNKKINIGCSKNNIVKTIDSALMKQANECLEMAYHIYSSYIMIGSPYQLNIHHNLRQNISDIMLHPHSPLSEQFPTSLDDSLLECAESKASLIGSTDGNTLDEPPEVILKPSRTLSNENCLFKKQGSKQQLKEYKPAPLTLAEAHSTNSSVENPHTIVQYGTDDTQNSTRSYGSLPATLKVLRKLYPLFEIVSNEMYRLMNNDSFQKFTQSDVYKDASALLEIQEKC
- the RIF2 gene encoding Rif2p (Protein that binds to the Rap1p C-terminus~similar to YLR453C), with translation MEHVDSDFAPIRRSERVVDSDKIMKAISDDLEQKNFTVLRKLNLVPIKKSVSSSKVSKASPVKEPMDHAFYQKFKSRALQELSTSYSSISYVPGLSEFLSNKLGNMKNYIVFFNQVKHIHQYAGIDRLVSEILSLVDLNVVIIEMNDYLTEEDLSSNKSKGCIESREQCRYKVHLDFETNEEPLNNTLDLMMTVIKKIDNDQKINHIFYFKFEQLDEMSSSTVIAPSKLREFIKVLSFLEKTKNVAFKFLFYSNNVGISSLLSTTLKKKISTELTVFEMPILTCVQVQEHLKKMIMFTFDPENKLLQSYNSLVTFQLNDRESKLANFFEFLRTFPHPFTYLFNAYTEIIVQSRTFNGLLDKIANGLTVKNYPHHTYNFKKNQRLPLKVTRRVRDR